TGCATCCTACCAAAAACTGATTATTTTGTGCTTGAGCAAAAAGTAACAATGAAATCTTAACTTTAATGAATTTGATGATACTAACGGTAAGTTGATTTAGTACCAAATTTTTTGAGCCAAAAGCTATAAAATGTCAGGAAAACATTTTTACCATAAGTTCAACCTCATACTAGCCTAGCAGTGTAACGCAATGTTCAAACTTCACAATGAGCATTATTCGTAATGATAGGCATCTTTAACCCTCTCTAAACCATGACATTTGAGTCAATTACATTTATATGTAGATTTAATCTCAGTTTGTTTTTTGTTGACTCAAGAGTCAAAATTTGACTCGACATTTGACTCAGCCCCAGTTAGATGTCTGAGACAAAAATCAGCTcgtatatttttttctctttctctatgATTATTCCAAGTAAATTACTACTTGAGAAACCTATTATGTCTTATAAAGCTGACCTTTTTAATAATCTTGAGCTTAACATCTTAAATTATAGTCCAGATTAACATCGTTTCATTAATAAAGCGCAAACGCATTACCAAAATTTGAAGGAACTCTAAAATAAAATAACGGAATAAATAGACCAAGTAAATGCACTAAAAGCCCTAACAAAAATCGGAAATGCAGAGTTTACCTTGCTACTGGTTACTTAGCGCTGGATGGGAGGTACATCATCCACACACAACTCCATGAACCACAACTGGAAGCGACTAATGGAACTGCGAAGTGTCTCATAGAAACACTGCACACACACAAAAACAATTATGAGCCTACAGATCAAACAACAGAAAATTTGAGATCTGAGTAAGAAGGAAAATGAGTAAGAAAGTTCGTTTGATAGAAGTTCCGAAAGCTGAATATATTTATAGGAGGCCTTTATGTTTGTAGGGTATAAGAGAAAGATAGATAGTTCATTTACCTAACTTTCTCTTATATACCCTAAAAACATAAGGTACGCTATAAATATATTCAGCTGAAATAAGGTAACTTAAAATACAGACCTTTACATAGAGGCCTATGAGGTCATCAGCACCAACAATTTTAATAACAGCATTTCGTTTTCTATGACTAGCTTAGGTAACCAAAAAGATAACTCGTAAATTAGGCTCATACTTCAGATTAAGGGTCTGTCATAGGCAAAAGCTAGCATAAGACCACAACTATGAGGCAAAAGTGTATATCTGGGGAATTACATTAGACATCACCAGTTTATAGCTCTGAAGTTATGGGACATGGTCCCATTTCATTATATTTTATACAACAAGGGCTTACTTTCTATGGTATAAAATACTGCAAATTGGACAACCAAATTTATAGAACTCGATAAAAAGAAAGAATCTGAAAGTAATACAGAATTGAGAGCCATGTCAGTAATGCTATCAATCATAAGAGCTAACTGGTAATTTCTTCAGCTTAAATAATTTAGCTAAAAACAAGAGATAGGCGATAGAAACTCACGTCCAACAAGCCACTGCAGATTAATACAAAACTGCATGTCTTCCTCTTGGCATAAGTGATCACATTTGGACTGCAGTTCCATTTCACAATCTCCCTATGCAACTCTAGAGCAATACCGACTTCCCCTGTTCCACAATATCCACAAATAAGTGCCCCACGTGCAACAGCATCGAGTTGAATTCCCTTTCTGTGTGAAATTCTTGCACACCCAGGCCCTTCATCAGTGTGACGGAAAGTAAGTCAGGATCGTAATCATAACCCTCCTGAGGTCTGAAAAACTGCTGTAGATGAAAATTTGCTCCGGGTTCCACACATCAAACTTTGCTGACATCCAAAAATTTCTTGAGGGTAGCATCATCACTTAAGCTTCTGCAATTCAAATGATTCCCGATAATGTTAAGACCTGTTTAGTGAAAGAGAAAAAACTAATTAAGCAGCATTCCCTTTCAGCAATTAATTTAAGCTAACCAGTAAATAAACACAAAGAAATGAGCAGCATCTTGAATCTCTAGTCTACAGTGTACAGAACTGAATAACAAAACAAGGATGCTAAAAGAAAGAAATGAGAGACGGTGTTTCTTAATTTAAGGCAGACGATTTTGATCACAATATTATAAATAACTTAAAACCTATCTAAAATTACGCATAGCAGAATCCAAATTTATGAATCATAGATGACCAAATGGCTCTTCAAACTCAAAAGTCAAAAGAGTACCTTTGAAATACTACCAATGCGGGCAGAACATAGTTCTTACCACTATTCTAAATACTATGTCTTGTTGTGACAATCTGAGGAAAACATTTTGTTGGAAGTTTCTCATATCACAGTTTCTACAACTGAGATAAGGGCAGCCAACAGACTAAATAGCCTCCCGTGATTCAGTCGCTAGAAAAGCCCTCTGCAAGTGGCTCCAACTGTTGAGGTGAAATTAGCAAATTACCACCAACTCTGGTCACACACGATTGAGGATAGGCACTGAAACTTGGAGGATGAAAAGCATTCTTCTCCTCGACTGCAGACCAGGTAGGCAAACGAGACACATCACTAAGTCCTTGTTGTATTATAGATATGAGAACATCGTGGACAAGTTTAGTTTCTGTGTCTGCAAATGCTGTTACTCTTTGAGATACAAATGCAAGTGCATGAAACTGTGGATCTTTAGCCTGCACAATATAAACATAAGAAAGGTCAAAAATCCGATTTCATACTTTAAAAGCAAACAAATGGGTTAAGTGGAGAGGCATGTGGCAATACATTGGTACTAGGTTATCAAGTATCTAAACTTATATTGGTTAAAGGCTGGTAGATGGCCATATGCAATTCCTTAGATCAGCTCTCGAGTATTAAATTTATGACTGATTCAAGGTTCAGGGTTTCTTACTTGGAGTGTTACTTCAGGTTTGACAAGGAACCTCAATACACAAGTTAAATAACAGTTTTAACACTTCAATCTATAATTATTCTAAAGATCGGGTTAATGACACATAATGATCCATTATAAAGTGTTTCAAAACTCACAGATATGTTCAAAGTCGTCGTGTATCAAGAGGATAAGTAACCCTCCACAAAATACAAGTGTACAGAAAATTCAAATATACCAGATCTAAGAGGCCGAAAAGCCTACTAAAAATTGAATAAGAATAGACAATGGCCTCCTAAAGAATGGATGAgagtaaaaattaaaataataagtacATAAGCGACTTCACAAAAACTTAACTGAAACTATTTAAAAAAATGATTACAACGGTCTAAATAGATATAAACAGCATACCTTTTATTCCAATTACATGCTAATACAAGAAACAGGTTCTTGAAGTTGAATAGAAATTAGGAAAGAGCATATCACAATAAGCAAGATCACAAATTGTAACTGCAGAGAAAACGGCAGGCGGCAGCGTAGAAAATGACTGCAGACATGGAGGAAATAATATTGCATTTTCAAAAAACTGTTGGATAACTGCAAAAGATTATTAGAACAAAATACAGAATTGTAAAAATTAAACTGAAATCCTATGCAGGAAATTGCATAGACATAGACCAGATACAGAACACAATTCTCACTATACCAAAAAGGTTCACAAGTAGTACAAAGATGGATGAAGAGGTGTTCAGTTCTATTAAGAAGATGCTTTAAAATTATAATTGGATTTCTGATTGTGTCCAAAATCTGactctttcattgattgtattggcaAAAATAATAAGCTTAAAAGCAACATTCAGTAGATGGGAATTTCACATGTATTAGCTCCTACCGAACAGTAAATTACCCTCTTATTATGCTCACGATGACATTGTAATTGCCAATACAACAAAAAAACCCTAATCAGTTGAATTTCTTACAATCCCTTCTAATTTGTCCCTCATTCCCAGTCTTAACACCAACTCTTCCCAATTTCACCATGGCTTTTGCAAATTCCTGGAAGAACAATTCTTGGTCCTCGGAGTACCTATACACTAATTTACGAGAGACATCATTTTCACCAAAAGCCAATACATGGTCCGTCAAGAGCAGGCCTTTCCGTTGTCGCAAGCTCTTGTAAAACTTATTATCAAATACAAACTCAGAAGTTTGATCAAGTGCTTCAGCAACATTTCTGTCAATCTTCGGAAATGGACAGCTCAAGATTACCTTTTCTCTTATTGTAGAGTTCAATGTGGTGTCGTTGTGGAAGATACGACTAGCAAATTCTATACAGTGTGTAAAACCTATTGTGTGTGCCCCAGATAATGTGACGAGATCAGCAGTTGATAGTCCAATCGATTTGAATCCACGGATGAGAGTTGTTATATTTTCGTCAGACTTTGGCATGAGTAGTTGAGCTTCTGTTGCATTGGAGATGagtccatctcttcttcctttctcaACCTCCCAGTGCGGACCTTCCCACTGTGCACAACAAATAAATTCACAGCCAAATCCTTTAACATCTTTGCCACACCAATGTTGGCAAGTTGCAAAATAAAACTGAAACAACATTTTTTATTAGCATTAAGAGATGCAAATAACTTACCCAGTGTACGACATCGCGTGCCAAGATAGCAAGGATATCCGAGCATGAGACTACCCCCGGACATTCTTTTTCTAATGCTGCCTTAGCCTTATCAACAATGTCAAATGCATCTCCAGCTAAAGAAAGGTTGATAGATGTGTTTCTCTCAGAATTATTGTCATCTGTTGGTAAGATCAAAACAGAACCATCACAACCCTACAAAAAAAAGTACTGATTTGTAAGTTTCACTTTTACAAGTTAGATAGAATAAGTTGAACAGAAGTCATTGTTCATTCAACTCGGTTCACATCACGGATCGATATCAGCATCTATAACATCATTCAGCTCAAATTAGATATTTATTCCTCTAAGCTCCGCTACTGCCATGGACTGTTTTAGTTCGTCAACAACGGTGTATATGGTTTTAATAATGTTAGGTCTTGACACTATCTCTTTCTTCCATGAAAATTTCTATGTGAATTTCAATTACAGTCTCGGGGAATTCAGCGGATCTCTTATGCATGCAAGTAGACTTTTTAGGGACACTACACTAGAAGGAATCTACCATAATTGTGCAGTATATTAAGAACTAATTAGAAAAATAATTTTCAAAACAAACTACAATATCACTTTTGGCATATAATGTGACTGAAAAAATAATGTGCCCAAATGAGAAATTGGTCTACTAATCTCAGAAAACAAGAGCTGATTATCTCTGAAGGAAGGATGAAGAAATAACCAGGAACGCAACATCCAGGTTGACTAATGTCAAAAGCGGCAGAAAGACATTCAAATAATCACAACAACGAACAAAACGGTACCCATGCCAAATTTCAATTGTCATCCCACATGAATAGGACAACCATGCATCACATTAACTACAGAAACATTACCACTAGTAAGAGTAAGGAGAGAACACCCACTACAACAAAGACTGAGGAAACAATTAGAACTGGAACAGTTGTAAATGAAGTAACAAGAAGAACCAGACTGCAACAAAAACACCATGAGTGTAACCAAAACAACAAGAAGTGCAAGATGAAGAGTAAAAGCAACAAGAAGGATAATAACATCAACAATGCAGGAAACTCTCCAAATGATGTGAAAAAGACTATGGAGGAATTCTGTAATAAACAATGCCAAAAGCTAAAAAGAACCTTTAAAAAATACAATTGCAACTACAACAATCTGAAATCAATACAGGATGacagaaataagaaataaaaacaataagttgataaaaaaagaaaacaccTCAAGAAATCCATAATTTGGCCATAGTTGATAGTAATAATAGAGTTTCAGAAACAAAGTTAAGAAACATAAAGCTGAAATGTTGTGAAaagaaatacatatatataactGAACATAACAATCATGGAAAAACAGCCTAAGAGTCCCCGGTATGGTGATGTTGCGAGGAATCTGAGACATCTTTTTCACTAATTCTTCATATATAATATCCTCAACTCGAGGACACGATTCATCATAAAAGCCCACTgaaagagatgatgaagaagcaGAATTCACAAATGAAACTGAATAATTATTGAAATAAACAACCATTACTGCTATGATGACAATCACTAGACCCATGTTTTCTGTGTGTTGTATATTTCTTAAGTGGTTGTATATTTCTTCACAAGGTGATCATCCAATTTATAGCATTTGAGAATAAAAAGCCAATGGAAGACAGAACAAAAGAGTGTTTCTCAAAATGAAAAAAagtaagttgaaaaagaaaaaaataatgctAGAGAATATGCAAATAAATGGATAGAAAAATTAATGATTTTTGAACCATGtaaccatcaatcaattttttggtttaggcttCCACTGAATGCAACAGTTGGCACTTGGCCTTGTAATTAACGCGTGGGGGTGTTGCGTGGTAAGTAACTAGATGAAGCTTTTGAACTTGTTGACAAAATTCACAATTATAGTACTCATCAATAAGTAATTCAAATGTGACAGGTTTGAAAGATTAAACCAAACCCAAAGCCCTAAATCAtttttttcagaaaccctaaattcaatgtTCCAATTAAACCAAAAATAGGTGTGAAATTAATACGATGGAAAAATGATGCGTGGGATAGAAGAAGTTACCCGTTTTGACGATGATCCATTGATCTCTATTGAAGCCTTTTTATCTCTAACTTTGATGGGAAATAAACCCAACTAACACTgagttgtcttcttcttcttccattaatGGTACCAAATCAACAACATACACGACAATAATTTCACTGGATCTCTCCCTTTTCTCTCGAAGTTTCTTCTCCCCTTTCTCTCGAAGTTTCTTCTTTCGCgtctttctctgtttctttggTTATTCTCGATGGAGACAAGGCAAAGTATACTTGGGTATTAATTTTAAATCTGTCATGTGACCGATAGTTGCTTACCAGCACAAAATGAGTCAACTGGGGAATCGGTATGTTTAACAGCCTAAAACTCACGGTGTCAATCGGGGTCTAAGAACGTCAAAAAAATGTCTTGAGAAATGAAAATACAGTTGGTGGTCATATTAATGGCCTAAATGGTTGCCCAAACCTACTTGACAATTGTGAATCGGTTAATCATGTTACACGAGGAGGTCCAGGACTCGGCACTTCCCAGCAAATGGTAACGGCAAATGATCAACAATTAAATTTGGTATCTAAAATTTCAAATATTGATGGATGTTATTTGGACTATTCGATTGATAAGATCTTTCTTTAACCAATATTTCCATGGGTGCCAAAGGGGTTACAGGAATTAGCGGGACACGCTTTTAtacgagataaaaaaaaaattaaaatggatCCTACCTATGGGATCACTTAAACACTAATCCTAATAAACCTTTTTAGCAATCaggaatattttttttatttttatttttcattaaatAATTATTTGAATTATAAATAAACTCCTAAGAGCATTTCCAACGGCGGGTGTTAAAAATTCTACGTGGATTTTTTTAAGACCCTTATTTAAAAAAATTTGTATATATAATAACTTATCTAAAGCAGCTTATAGACTTCTTTACATGCTTCGCCTGCAACACAAAAAGAGGACATcaaactcaatcacaaatcatctTGCAAATGAGGTACGCACTAAGGGTTTTTCTGCTCTTTCATTTTCATTCTGTTTGCGGGGAAAAAAAAGGTCAGTAGAATAAAAAAAGTATAACAACTACCACAAAGTCGCAAGTGCATGGTTTTAGTTAGAACTAAATGAAGATTCTTTTTTCCAaaatattttgtaaataaatatatATGCCTCCTTGAATTAGTCGTTAACCCTGTGTGGCATCTGGCATGTTTTGAGTTCAGATATTTTGATTGACCACATTAAATCCTCCTTGAATCGTTACAAGTTATTAGTAATTGCACTTCCAAATCGGCACATTCAAACCCTTCTTCCCTTTTGTTTTGCGCACTATTAGTCTACGAATTGTGTAAGATTGCAGATAGAAAGTcttttgttttcttaaggttactCACCTAATGAGAAAATAAATTTGGACTATCGAATTAGATTACAAATTATTTAATAATGTAAAATCAAATTATAGCTATAGTAAAGTTTGTCTGATGCATTTGCAATTTAGTTCTCTCAAATTTGTATAATTATCTTATTTTATAATATAGCTAGCGAACaaccaatgataaataaatttgtGGCATATATTGTTTTAGCTAATAGCCCTTGTAGGTCTATGTTGCAAGCAAAATCTTTTTTGACATCTGAAACAGTATATTATATACTCCCTCCATTTAAAATAACAAAAagatactatcactttttcaatttgatctATTATTAggtaaaaatgaaaacaaatgatggtatgtttttttttaaatggaggtagtatatagaaaaatatacaatgcgaagaaaaaaaaaatgatgaatatAAGTAAGTTAATAAGGGCGCACTCTGCGCAAAATGATTTTGAGCACGTGCCGTCACGGGGCTATTACCATGAAAGAGCGTGGGAAACTTGGTAATCTTTCTTAAACTGAGCTCGAAGCTTTGATAGATATTATTAACATTTGTGGGATCGATTTCTTGTTATATGGTGATTAGGATGTCCATATATGAATATACACTGATATTTATACACCAGGgagtatttttttaagtgattaagATATCCATGTAAGTGTGTACACTGGAACTCCACACAGATTCATTTATGATAATTGAGATAATCATCCAATCACAATTGTTGCAAATAATATCAACAAAATTGAAAACCTAAAGTCCCAAGCAGGAACTCGTAGAAATTCATAGTTTGATAAAATCAAATTTTCGATTACATTCCAAATTACAAATGCAGTTCAGTCAAGTATAATTTTTTTCTACATTCAAAAAGTTAAATCTGAGCTGCGAACCCTTCTTTCATATCCATGAAAAATGTTATATCTACATTAAGT
Above is a genomic segment from Papaver somniferum cultivar HN1 chromosome 10, ASM357369v1, whole genome shotgun sequence containing:
- the LOC113318852 gene encoding peroxidase 55-like isoform X4 yields the protein MLLSFLLLLLFILHFLLFWLHSWCFCCSLVLLVTSFTTVPVLIVSSVFVVGCDGSVLILPTDDNNSERNTSINLSLAGDAFDIVDKAKAALEKECPGVVSCSDILAILARDVVHWWEGPHWEVEKGRRDGLISNATEAQLLMPKSDENITTLIRGFKSIGLSTADLVTLSGAHTIGFTHCIEFASRIFHNDTTLNSTIREKVILSCPFPKIDRNVAEALDQTSEFVFDNKFYKSLRQRKGLLLTDHVLAFGENDVSRKLVYRYSEDQELFFQEFAKAMVKLGRVGVKTGNEGQIRRDCKKFN
- the LOC113318852 gene encoding peroxidase 55-like isoform X5 produces the protein MTIEIWHGYRFVRCCDYLNVFLPLLTLVNLDVAFLGCDGSVLILPTDDNNSERNTSINLSLAGDAFDIVDKAKAALEKECPGVVSCSDILAILARDVVHWWEGPHWEVEKGRRDGLISNATEAQLLMPKSDENITTLIRGFKSIGLSTADLVTLSGAHTIGFTHCIEFASRIFHNDTTLNSTIREKVILSCPFPKIDRNVAEALDQTSEFVFDNKFYKSLRQRKGLLLTDHVLAFGENDVSRKLVYRYSEDQELFFQEFAKAMVKLGRVGVKTGNEGQIRRDCKKFN
- the LOC113318852 gene encoding peroxidase 55-like isoform X3; the protein is MLLSFLLLLLFILHFLLFWLHSWCFCCSLVLLVTSFTTVPVLIVSSVFVVVGVLSLLLLVGCDGSVLILPTDDNNSERNTSINLSLAGDAFDIVDKAKAALEKECPGVVSCSDILAILARDVVHWWEGPHWEVEKGRRDGLISNATEAQLLMPKSDENITTLIRGFKSIGLSTADLVTLSGAHTIGFTHCIEFASRIFHNDTTLNSTIREKVILSCPFPKIDRNVAEALDQTSEFVFDNKFYKSLRQRKGLLLTDHVLAFGENDVSRKLVYRYSEDQELFFQEFAKAMVKLGRVGVKTGNEGQIRRDCKKFN
- the LOC113318852 gene encoding peroxidase 55-like isoform X1; this translates as MGLVIVIIAVMVVYFNNYSVSFVNSASSSSLSVGFYDESCPRVEDIIYEELVKKMSQIPRNITIPGTLRLFFHDCYVQLYICISFHNISALCFLTLFLKLYYYYQLWPNYGFLEGCDGSVLILPTDDNNSERNTSINLSLAGDAFDIVDKAKAALEKECPGVVSCSDILAILARDVVHWWEGPHWEVEKGRRDGLISNATEAQLLMPKSDENITTLIRGFKSIGLSTADLVTLSGAHTIGFTHCIEFASRIFHNDTTLNSTIREKVILSCPFPKIDRNVAEALDQTSEFVFDNKFYKSLRQRKGLLLTDHVLAFGENDVSRKLVYRYSEDQELFFQEFAKAMVKLGRVGVKTGNEGQIRRDCKKFN
- the LOC113318852 gene encoding peroxidase 55-like isoform X2; amino-acid sequence: MGLVIVIIAVMVVYFNNYSVSFVNSASSSSLSVGFYDESCPRVEDIIYEELVKKMSQIPRNITIPGTLRLFFHDCYVQGCDGSVLILPTDDNNSERNTSINLSLAGDAFDIVDKAKAALEKECPGVVSCSDILAILARDVVHWWEGPHWEVEKGRRDGLISNATEAQLLMPKSDENITTLIRGFKSIGLSTADLVTLSGAHTIGFTHCIEFASRIFHNDTTLNSTIREKVILSCPFPKIDRNVAEALDQTSEFVFDNKFYKSLRQRKGLLLTDHVLAFGENDVSRKLVYRYSEDQELFFQEFAKAMVKLGRVGVKTGNEGQIRRDCKKFN